From the Streptomonospora nanhaiensis genome, the window CGACGGCCCCGGTATGGACCCCGCCGTGGCCAAGGCGGCCCTGGCCGGGCGGGGCGCGGCCGACAGCGTCGGCCTGGCCAACGTCGACCGCCGGCTCCGCCACGTCTACGGCCCCTGGTACGGCCTGGTGGTGGAGACCGCCGTGGACGCCGGGACCCGCGTGGTGCTGCGGGTCCCCCGATTCCAGCCGGGAGTGATGCCCTGATGGCGGATCGGCCCGTCGGGCTGCGGGTGCTGGCCGTGGACGACGTCCCGCTGGCGCTGGAGGAGCTGTGCCGGCTGCTGCGCGAGGCCCCCGAGGTCGCCGAGGTCACCCCCGCCGGCGACCCCATCAGCGCGCTGCGCAGCATCCAGGCCCGGCCCTTCGACGCGGTGTTCCTGGACATCGCCATGCCGGGCCTGGACGGTATCGAGCTGGCGTCGCTGCTGTCGCGGCTCAGCGACCCCCCGGTCATCGTCTTCGTCACCGCCTATGAGGACCACGCGCTGACCGCCTACGGGCTGGGCGCGATCGACTACCTGCTCAAACCGGTGCGCGCCGACCGGCTGGCCACCGCGCTGAAGAAGGCGGCGCGGCTGGCGGCGGCCGGGCCGCCCGAGCCGGCCGGCGCCGAGGGCGGCGCGGCCGTGCCCCGCCGGCGCCGCGCGCCCGAGACCATGGCCGCCATCCGGGTCGAGACCGCCGGGCGCACCCGCTACGTGCGCCGCGGCGACGTCGCCTACGTCGAGGCCAGCGGCGACTACGTGCGGCTGCACACCGCCGGCGGCGTCCACCTGGTGCGGATGCCGATCTCGCGGCTGGAGGAGTACTGGGCCGAGGCCGGGTTCGCGCGGGTGCACCGCGGGTTCATGGTCGCGCTGGGCGCCGTGCGCGAGCTGCGCAGCGACGCCGTGGGCGGGCTGCTGGCCCACACCGACCTCGGCGACGTCCCGGTCAGCCGCCGCCACGCCCGCGAGCTGCGCGCCCGCCTGCTCCAGGCCGCCCGCAGCGGCGAACTCGACCGCGACCGCGCCGAGCGCGCCGACCGGTCCCCGCG encodes:
- a CDS encoding LytR/AlgR family response regulator transcription factor → MADRPVGLRVLAVDDVPLALEELCRLLREAPEVAEVTPAGDPISALRSIQARPFDAVFLDIAMPGLDGIELASLLSRLSDPPVIVFVTAYEDHALTAYGLGAIDYLLKPVRADRLATALKKAARLAAAGPPEPAGAEGGAAVPRRRRAPETMAAIRVETAGRTRYVRRGDVAYVEASGDYVRLHTAGGVHLVRMPISRLEEYWAEAGFARVHRGFMVALGAVRELRSDAVGGLLAHTDLGDVPVSRRHARELRARLLQAARSGELDRDRAERADRSPRSERPARPARPERRP